Within Ipomoea triloba cultivar NCNSP0323 chromosome 9, ASM357664v1, the genomic segment ATGCCcacatttaatttcatttgcgCCTTATACTTTATCCATCCGTTtcaagtatttataaataaatatatagtgtttttttttttttgaatactactgactctattacaatgcagtatctgttcataactactttctcaacctattgaagcacaagaataaatatatatatagtattaataaataaattgtaagaTTTTAACAATATGCGTAGAAAGTagtgtaatatactaatatgGGTATGAGCGTTGGAGACTGTGCGCAAGCATGTAAATGGTCAACATCAATTATACAAATTCTGAATATCTAGTGGGTAAATTGTCTATATTGGATTCAGATCTATATTACAAGATAAGGTATATTCGggtctacaaaataatttatccAATTAAAGTCATGTTACATTTTCACttggaaaaatatatatcacTTTTAGGCCCTCAATTCTTTTACTTTTAGAAATTGGGTACCTATaagttaatttaaacaaatcaaatttaactCTTCAATTGTTCAAAATGTTACACTTTTAGCCTCATGGtgttatataattgtcaaattttattaacatatgtggttatttttattattataattaatattcacTATTAAAAATAGTATTCTCATGGAGGAAGTGAAACTTTAACAATTGATATTGATTCTAAATGTCAAAATTAACCTAATAAAAAAcatttgttaataaaatttcataattatataacaacagggactaaaaaaattataatacttgtaaggaaaagtataatacttatgAAATACGCAACTCATCTCACATATGATAATCCATGTGATGGTCTCATAAGAGATTTTGTCCTTTTTTCATTCTTAATTACTAcgtaaaattttagaattatatatgtaattacaaATTCACTATATTAATGGTAAATACTTGAAATGCAATAAAtacaaagaattttttttgaaaactaaattaagttattttaattattacaaaatgcAAGAACGTGTATGGTGTTGGAATTTAAAAAACTGATACTGAAAATGCGGAAAAAGAAttatgagaagaaaaaaaaaacgctcAAAGCCTGAAACCCCGAAAAATCGAAAATGcggaaaaattgaaggaaaaaaagagCCGAAAATGCGggaaatgaaggaaaaagaaaaaagaaaaaagaagaaagaagaggcGAAAATGCGGAAcaaatgaaggaaaaagaaaaaaaaaactgaaaatgcggaaaaaatgaaagaaaaagaaaaaaaaaagagtgctaaaaatgtgaaaggaggacaaggaagaaaaggaaaaaagaaaaaagaaaaaaaagaatgttAAAAACGCAAAGGAAGGATGAGGACGATgttaaatgtacatttttacctttaaaataattatttcatttatttttcttatctaaaaaattattacttatatgtaggATGACTACGGTTCAATTTGAAACGAATCTGACACTATAGCAACTGAACTACAATAATATGGATTGTTCTTGTTACAATTTAGAAccagaaataataaaataaaataattattgaatttagattattttaaaaataaaaatagataatacaaaaataaataaataaattttgaaccgCCGTTTAAATCGAAACTGGAACATAATAAAATACGAACCAGAACCGAATAGATTTGTAAATGATAAATCTATTCTAATCcggttaatatttattttgattccaatttcgGTTTGAACTGCcgaatcaaaatttatttatttatttatttttgtaaattctattttctattttaaaatagtttaaattcaacaattattatcagattaaaaaattgattgattgttacttATGGGAGAAAGTACAATATGTATTAGCAAAAATGTGATATTTctttttatgaaaattataatattttaaaattaaaatttaatactaaagaTTAAAGttacttatgaaaaaaattataatacttacgaagaaaagtgtaatacttatgaaataCCCAACTCTTCTCACATATGAGGATTCTCATAAGAGATTTTGTCCATTTTTCAAACTTAATATTTTGGAATTATGTAATTACAAATTCACTATATCAATGGTAAATACTTGAAATGTGATAAATActaagaaataaatttaaattaagttattttaattattacaaaatgcAAGAAAGTCTATGGTGTTGGAATTTTAAAAACTGATATTGAAAATGCGGAAAAAGAATTATGGGTAAAAAAACGCTGAAACTCagagggaaagaaaaaaaaaaaaaaaccgaaaaTGCGGAAAAatgaaggaaaaggaaaaagaaaaaaaaaagaatgctAAAAACGCGAAAAGAGGACGAGGAAgaaacggaaaaaaaaaaatagctactACAGTCTACAATGATTTGAAATCAAAACGTTTGAATCCCGAATGACTTTTACTACATGGACTCATAttttactcttttatttttatttttttgatgtgGGAAGATATGTATTTTCGTCTTGTGGGTTTCAAGAAAAGTGTCAACATTAAACTTTTGTGTGAGGAAATAAAAGTAAGGAGTAGAACTTGGgagtccaagtagtattttccatCTCGAATATTTAAAGGCTCAAAAGTTTATTGAATGTTTGGTTTGAGTTGGTTAGCTATGGATATCCTAACCTGATTTACTTATTTGTAGTTCTTTTAATTTGCCTACTAAGATCAATGGATTACAAGGTGAGTTTCACCTAGAAAACACATTTGAATTGTGGCGATAGATCGGACTATCTCGTAAATTAAATAATCTGTGTAGTTACACTATAATTACAAAATGGAAACAAtgttagtcattttttttttaaatttttttttgagaatatgttAGTCAAGTTCTAAAATCCAAATACATTAATTTAATGGAAATAGGATTAAGTATTCCtaagatattattatgttagCATGCGAAACAATTTATagttaagggtgtgtttggaaagtccTGTACATCCAtggtctaaattcaacaattgcACATCCATGCTCCTTGGACAATACAACAAATTATTGAAGCTaagatttagatttttttagcGACTCCAGTTGAGATTTTCCTTTAAGACCTTTTGTCATGATGAAAGTCCTGTACTGATAGTATGTCATTGCAGGATACATTGCAGGTTTGTCCTTGCTAACAACTTCTTCGAGAGGCTTCACCACCACATCTCCACCTGGGTTGTAGAACAGAGCCATTGACAACCTTTCCTTCTCCGAGTTCGCCATCACTCTATGCTCCACGCTCTTATATATATCATTAGTCATCACCTGCACATCCAAAGTTGAACACGTGCGTGTATATGTATAAGtaacaaaagaaaatagtgGTTTCAAGTGATCGAGATACATACAATAATTAGCTTGGTCGCTGTTATTATTGTATAGTAGATGTCGCATCTAAAAGATATATACCTGAATTTGATCACCTATGTTGATAATGAATGCGTTTGGGAGTGGCTTAACTGTTATCCACTTGTCACCGTGGAAGATTTGGAGGCCAGCCACGTCAGCATCAACAAGGAGAAATGTCAATCCACCAGGGTCAGAATGGGGAGAGAGACCCATCGCAAGGTCTGGTTGAGAGCATTTCGGATAAAAATTAACCCTTAAGCATGCCGCTCTCTCTTCATGCCCACCAAAAGCTTCATGAATCCTATCCTCTTTCAGTCCCAAGTTCACTGACAATATCCTTGTCAGCTTATCCCCCAGATTCGCCACCTCTTCACAATATTTTGCAATCAATTCCCTTCAATTAATccatatcaaaattaaaaattagtttatatatatatctctaaaTTCAGCATATACATTAGAGATAGTCACACCTTAAATGACTCGAGCTCTACGTGATAGACAACTAGATTTAAGTGTCATTTTTGTTTGATAACATAACATATCTGagttaaaaatttgtttttgggAACTCACAACTACTATCCATTCTGTATTGGATAAATCTAGCACATTTTATGTCCATAGGTCCTCTAAGCAGACAAACGAAAGGTAAACCAATTTAGGTTATTAATAGTTGATTAGTTCAGACGGATCATAAGCTAAGGCATTAATCGGTTACCAGACCAATTAATTTAACAGTTTGATCAACTTATAGATTTACATACCGGCATGAAACGGGAAGATGTGGCCACTTGCAAGTATCCATGATCGAGTTGggcagaaaatggagaaaaaagtAATCGTTCCAGTCCAACTTGGCGCCCTTCTCCACCCCTTGGCGGCTGCCGTATCCCTCGTAGGTGGCCGGGGAATTGCCGTACTCCTGCTTCTCCTCCAACGGCAAACGGAAGAATTCCCGCCACGCCGCCTGCATATCCGCCATCAACCCGTGGTCCACGCCGTGACCCACCACCTGGAAGAACCCCCACTCACGACACGCCTCCGAAATCCTCTCAAGAACCCGATTTCGCACCGACCCGTCCGACGAATCCAGGTCCTTCAAGTCGATCAACGGAATGTTTACCCCCTCGTCCTCCACCTCAGCCCCCGGCACCCGTTTCACGTACCTTTCCGGGATCGTCGTAATGCCGCTTTCATACAGACACTGAACCGGGACAATCGGCTCCGGCCATTCACTCCAACTACTCATTTTTATCTTTAAGGTTACGTTGTTTCTGTTTGTGTGTTTGCGAGAGGAAGAGATGGGGGAGTTATATAGGAGAGCTGAGGCCGGATATGATGCTACAGGAAACGTGATATTCATGCAATGCCcacatttaatttcatttgcgCCTTATACTTTATCCATCCGTTtcaagtatttataaataaatatatagtgttaattgctttcaaaaaaatatagtgttaataaataaatgataagaTTTTAACAATATCTGATCTTCTAGGCGTAGAAAGTAGTGTAATATGGGTATGAGCGTTGGAGACTGTCTGCGAGGATGTAAATGGTCAACATTCATTATATAAATTCTGAACATCTAGTAGGTAAATTGTGTATATTGGATTCGGATTTATATTACAAGTTAAGGTAGATTTCGGGgtctacaaaataatttgtccAATTAAAGGCATGTTACATTTtcacttgaaaaaaaatatatcacttTTAGGCTctcaattgttttacttttagaaATTAGGTACCTATaagttaatttaaacaaatcaaatttaactCTCAATTGTTCAAAATGTTATACTTTTAGGCTCATAGtgttatataattgtcaaattctattaatatatgtgattatttttattattataattagtattatttttattattataattagtattgactattaaaaatagTATTCTCATGGAGGAAATGAAACTTTAACAATtgatattaattctaaatgtcaaaattaacctaataaaaaatatttgttaatgaaatttgataattatataacaacagggactaaaaaaaatttataatacttGCAaggaaaagtataatacttatgAAATACCCAACTCATCTCACATATGATAATCCATGTGGTGGTCTCATAAGAAATTTTGTCCTTTTTTCATTCTTAATTACTACGTAACTTTTTAGAATTATGTAattacaaaatcactatattaaTGGTAAATACTTGAAATGcaataaataataagatttttttttgaaaactaaattaagttattttaattattacaaaatgcAAGAACGTGTATGGTGTTGGAATTTAAAAAACTGATACTGAAAATGcggaaaaattgaaggaaaaaagaaaaagaaaaaaaaagagccgAAAATGCGGaaaattgaaggaaaaagaaaaaagaaaaaagaagaggcGAAAATGCGGAAcaaatgaaggaaaaagaaaagaaaagaaaaactgaaaatcggaaaaaatgaaggaaaaagaaaaaaagaagagtgcTAAAAATGCGAAAGGAGGACGTAcgaggaagaaaaggaaaaaagattaaaaacgCGAAGGAAGGATGAGGACGATGTTAAATGGatatttttacctttaaaataattatttcatttattttttttatttaacaaattattacttatatgtaggAATGACTACGGTTCAAAATTGAATCGAACCCGACACTATAGCAACTGAACTACAATAATATGGATTGTTCATGTTACAATTTAGAACtggaaataataaaataaaataaaataattattgaatttagattattttaaaaataaaaagtagataatacaaaaataaataaataaattttgaaccgCCTTTTAAACCGAAACTGGAATCATAATAAAATACGAACCGGAACCGAACAGATTTGTAAATGATAAATCTATTCTAATCcggtt encodes:
- the LOC116029202 gene encoding probable 2-oxoglutarate-dependent dioxygenase At5g05600 translates to MSSWSEWPEPIVPVQCLYESGITTIPERYVKRVPGAEVEDEGVNIPLIDLKDLDSSDGSVRNRVLERISEACREWGFFQVVGHGVDHGLMADMQAAWREFFRLPLEEKQEYGNSPATYEGYGSRQGVEKGAKLDWNDYFFLHFLPNSIMDTCKWPHLPVSCRELIAKYCEEVANLGDKLTRILSVNLGLKEDRIHEAFGGHEERAACLRVNFYPKCSQPDLAMGLSPHSDPGGLTFLLVDADVAGLQIFHGDKWITVKPLPNAFIINIGDQIQVMTNDIYKSVEHRVMANSEKERLSMALFYNPGGDVVVKPLEEVVSKDKPAMYPAMTYYQYRTFIMTKGLKGKSQLESLKKSKS